A genomic region of Arachis stenosperma cultivar V10309 chromosome 9, arast.V10309.gnm1.PFL2, whole genome shotgun sequence contains the following coding sequences:
- the LOC130947457 gene encoding non-specific lipid transfer protein GPI-anchored 14-like isoform X2, whose translation MDSKLVLITIALILISNAMGDSAQEKQKCAEQLTNTATCLPYLGGDANAPTSDCCSGLIESLKNNKKCVCLILKDRDDPDLGLKINITLALGLPSLCKASDNFSQCPAEGSSQNGKNKDTTETATAKNCASNKGQRSFLAGLLLWFSI comes from the exons ATGGATTCTAAGTTAGTGTTAATAACAATAGCATTGATATTAATCAGCAATGCAATGGGGGACTCAGCACAAGAGAAACAAAAATGTGCAGAACAACTAACAAATACTGCAACATGTTTGCCATATCTTGGTGGTGATGCAAATGCTCCCACATCAGATTGTTGCAGTGGCCTCATAGAATCCTTAAAGAACAACAAAAAATGTGTCTGTCTTATCCTCAAAGACAGGGATGATCCTGACCTTGGATTGAAGATTAATATCACACTTGCACTTGGTCTCCCTTCTCTTTGCAAAGCTTCTGACAATTTCTCACAGTGCCCTG CTGAAGGAAGTTCCCAAAATGGGAAAAACAAGGATACAACTGAAACGGCAACTGCAAAGAACTGTGCATCTAATAAGGGACAGAGAAGTTTTCTTGCAGGGCTTCTACTTTGGTTTTCTATATAG
- the LOC130947457 gene encoding non-specific lipid transfer protein GPI-anchored 14-like isoform X1, producing MDSKLVLITIALILISNAMGDSAQEKQKCAEQLTNTATCLPYLGGDANAPTSDCCSGLIESLKNNKKCVCLILKDRDDPDLGLKINITLALGLPSLCKASDNFSQCPALLHLDPKSAEAQSFNNPDPNSNGSSKTPSPSPSAEGSSQNGKNKDTTETATAKNCASNKGQRSFLAGLLLWFSI from the exons ATGGATTCTAAGTTAGTGTTAATAACAATAGCATTGATATTAATCAGCAATGCAATGGGGGACTCAGCACAAGAGAAACAAAAATGTGCAGAACAACTAACAAATACTGCAACATGTTTGCCATATCTTGGTGGTGATGCAAATGCTCCCACATCAGATTGTTGCAGTGGCCTCATAGAATCCTTAAAGAACAACAAAAAATGTGTCTGTCTTATCCTCAAAGACAGGGATGATCCTGACCTTGGATTGAAGATTAATATCACACTTGCACTTGGTCTCCCTTCTCTTTGCAAAGCTTCTGACAATTTCTCACAGTGCCCTG CACTGTTGCACTTGGATCCTAAGTCAGCTGAAGCTCAATCTTTTAATAATCCTGATCCGAACTCAAATGGCAGCTCTAAAACTCCCTCTCCTAGTCCTTCTG CTGAAGGAAGTTCCCAAAATGGGAAAAACAAGGATACAACTGAAACGGCAACTGCAAAGAACTGTGCATCTAATAAGGGACAGAGAAGTTTTCTTGCAGGGCTTCTACTTTGGTTTTCTATATAG